In the genome of Candidatus Firestonebacteria bacterium RIFOXYD2_FULL_39_29, the window TACCGCGGCCGCGTTCTATGTCCCGCACCTGCCCCGTTCGGTATTTGACCAGGTAATGGCTTTACCGTATCATCTTTACATTATTTCAACACAGATCCCGAATATGCCGTCAAACATTACGTACGGAACCGCACTGGTCCTTCTGGTGCTCGTTCTGGCTATGAGTATTTCCGCTATCTCAATGCGTATCTATTTCAGGAAAAAGAAAAAATGGTAGAAACCCTTAAAGAAAAAATAGTTGCCAGGGATCTTAATTGCTGGTTCGGCACTTCTTGTTCGGTGAAGAATCTCAACCTTACGGTTTACTCCAATGAGATTCTCGGTATCATCGGCCCTTCGAACAGCGGGAAGACTACATTTCTTCGCATGATAAACAGGTTAAACGAAGTAGCGGTTAACTTCAGATATGACGGTAGTATTACTCTTGACGGAATTGATGTCAGAAAAATAGACACCGAGACCTTAAGGAAAAGATGCGGAATGGTCTTTGCTCTTCCTCTTCCTCTTCCGATGTCTATTTATGAAAATGTCGGGTATGGTCCGCTTCGTCACGGTATAAAGAGTAAAAAAGAAATTGATATAATAGTTGAAAAATCCCTGATAGCTGCTTCGCTCTGGGATGAAGTAAAAGACCGTCTGGATGCTTCGGCTATGAAATTATCCGGCGGCCAGCAACAGCGTCTTTGCATCGCCCGTACGCTGGCGGTCGAACCGGAAGTAATACTGTATGATGAACCCTGCTCGG includes:
- the pstB gene encoding phosphate ABC transporter ATP-binding protein (ATP-binding protein; PstABCS is an ATP dependent phosphate uptake system which is responsible for inorganic phosphate uptake during phosphate starvation), yielding MVETLKEKIVARDLNCWFGTSCSVKNLNLTVYSNEILGIIGPSNSGKTTFLRMINRLNEVAVNFRYDGSITLDGIDVRKIDTETLRKRCGMVFALPLPLPMSIYENVGYGPLRHGIKSKKEIDIIVEKSLIAASLWDEVKDRLDASAMKLSGGQQQRLCIARTLAVEPEVILYDEPCSGLDPISTAKVEEAMIELKKKYTIVLVTNNVKQASRVSDRTAFFLMGELIEIDKTADLFVSPKDKRTEGYITGRYG